In a genomic window of Blastopirellula marina:
- a CDS encoding 3' terminal RNA ribose 2'-O-methyltransferase Hen1, whose product MLLTITTDHQPATDLGYLLHKHPERLQSFDLAFGKAHVFYPEADVQRCSACLLLDVDPVGMVRGKNRNQGDLLGHYVNDRSYVASSLLSVAIAQVLGTAMAGRCNQRPELASTPLPFEARLDVLPVRGGERFLHEIFEPLGYEVEAERYLLDPEFPQWGESVYYSVTIRATVTLSDLLTHLYVLIPVFDNEKHYFVGEDELEKLLAKGGAWLAAHPQKEQISRRYLRNRHSLYRQALSRLLEMESPESDEESPRPAAQEETLERTLSLNDQRHGAVLAALKASGARSVLDLGCGEGKLLRDLLNEKQFEQIVGMDVSFRSLEFAQKRLKLDRLPERQAQRLKLLHGSLIYRDRRLEGFDAAALVEVIEHLDSPRLAALERVVFEFAQPKTVVVTTPNQEYNVMWETLPAGQFRHNDHRFEWTQAEFQAWAQQVAGQHGYAVRFLPVGPEDETVGSPTQMGMFTRRL is encoded by the coding sequence ATGCTCCTCACGATCACAACCGATCATCAGCCTGCGACCGATCTCGGTTATTTGCTGCATAAGCACCCGGAACGGTTGCAATCGTTTGATTTGGCTTTTGGTAAGGCACATGTCTTCTATCCGGAAGCAGACGTCCAACGCTGCTCTGCTTGTTTGTTGCTGGATGTTGATCCGGTCGGCATGGTTCGGGGGAAGAACCGTAACCAGGGCGATTTGCTGGGGCATTACGTCAATGACCGATCCTATGTGGCCTCTTCACTGCTGAGCGTGGCGATCGCGCAGGTTCTTGGTACGGCCATGGCGGGCCGCTGCAATCAAAGGCCTGAGCTGGCGAGCACTCCCCTTCCCTTCGAGGCCCGGCTTGATGTGCTGCCAGTTCGCGGCGGCGAGCGTTTCCTGCATGAGATATTCGAACCACTGGGATACGAGGTAGAAGCTGAACGTTATCTGCTCGATCCGGAATTTCCTCAGTGGGGCGAGAGCGTTTACTACTCGGTCACGATTCGCGCGACCGTAACGTTATCCGACTTGCTGACGCACCTTTACGTGCTGATCCCGGTGTTCGACAACGAGAAACACTATTTTGTCGGGGAGGATGAATTGGAAAAGCTGCTGGCGAAGGGAGGAGCATGGCTCGCTGCGCATCCGCAGAAAGAACAGATCAGCCGCCGCTACCTGAGGAACCGCCACAGCCTATATCGCCAGGCGTTGTCGCGATTGTTAGAGATGGAATCGCCGGAGAGCGACGAGGAGTCACCAAGACCCGCAGCGCAAGAAGAAACGCTGGAACGAACGTTGAGCCTAAACGATCAGCGTCACGGGGCTGTCTTGGCTGCATTGAAGGCGAGCGGTGCGCGAAGTGTGCTCGATTTAGGATGTGGAGAAGGAAAGCTCCTGCGTGATCTACTTAACGAAAAGCAATTCGAGCAGATCGTCGGCATGGATGTTTCGTTCCGTAGTTTGGAATTCGCCCAGAAACGACTCAAACTCGATCGATTGCCGGAACGTCAAGCTCAACGACTGAAGCTGTTGCACGGTTCGTTGATCTATCGCGATCGGAGGTTAGAAGGTTTTGATGCGGCGGCACTAGTGGAAGTAATCGAGCACCTTGATTCGCCTCGCCTGGCAGCGTTGGAACGGGTCGTATTCGAGTTTGCCCAGCCAAAGACCGTCGTCGTGACCACCCCCAACCAGGAATACAACGTGATGTGGGAAACCTTGCCGGCTGGCCAATTCCGTCACAATGACCACCGTTTTGAATGGACGCAGGCCGAATTCCAAGCTTGGGCCCAGCAGGTTGCTGGGCAACATGGCTACGCCGTTCGCTTTCTGCCAGTCGGTCCAGAAGATGAAACAGTTGGATCACCAACGCAAATGGGAATGTTTACGCGAAGATTGTGA
- a CDS encoding PVC-type heme-binding CxxCH protein: MFRCLALAWLALLLFDHSASAQDGNRLTYLDEFCDPYYVDQEFPKLITPQWVGEEGVEAVVILSIDDMRDPAKYEAFLRPIFERVKEIHGSAGVSIMTNWVDPEDPLLEQWLTEGVAIDAHTADHPCPCLQGGIFANGKGTYDRCVDRLFEIPHNRPVAFRFPCMDSKNTPSPRMFAEALCKTTEKGNFLQIDSSVDNVFTADDPELPRDLVTDADGQGRFTKYIPFPSFVNKIENYPYPYIISRTMWEFPCTIPDDWQGFNLQQPANPKTVEDWKASLDATVIKQGTAAFIFHPHGWIRNQQLVDIVDHAVEKHGRKVAFLQFRDCLDRINDNLLKGQPLRTATGEDNGVRLLDVNADGFMDVIIGNDELQLTRVWDPKKSTWKETPFPVKLVTISHKEERLAQRVRFGILGGDVVALASDESMRGAWRFDGTAWKEEPHLLSGLTLGGKEVAFAKAGIDQGIRLRDLDGDGNCELIVGSVDLRGIFSWDAAAQSWKLLPFVLPENTEIVFGDGLDAGLRFVDIDEDGHEDVVFSDERRFSLDLFTSLEEGWSRHVSSGARNDVGAIPMISRSGTNNGAWFANNYLWIQNEDTARLPDGIERMSFVDMLRPVDTEPKTAAAAKEAIRVHPGFRVDQVAAEPLVMDPVSYDWGADGKLWVVEMADYPLGVNGQPGGRVRYLEDTDNDGNYDASTLFLTGLNFPTGVMAWGDGVIVSAAPDIFYAEDTNGDGKADQRETLYTGFGEGNQQHRVNGFWRGLDNWIYVANGDSGGSIKSFKTGKTIDIRGRDLRIRPDTGELEAVTGQTQFGRAMDDWGNWFGCNNSRPLFHFMIDDHYYSRAAQVAAPTPLDHISTVTNTPIYPRSRVLSHWSGYVPPAEGEPSRFTSASSITIYRDTLFGPSFRNMALICEPVHNLIHRHALTPHGLSFQGERAAGEEFNEFVASSDSWFRPASLRTGPDGGIWFTDMVREVLEHPEWIDDEEEKRIDLRAGHDKGRIYRILPVTVPGTAIPQFDQLSNMELVEQLSSTNGWRRDMAQHLLIKRDAKDCAAQLKEVALKSDQALGRLHALCTLDGLGLLDPEVLAAACEDEHSGIRRHAVRLAETMLDTSPELQAAITKLVEDSAAKVTLQVAYSLGEWHAPASGELLARLLLAHSKNPYITSAAFTSLTPTNVLTTYDILLSATKDHPESNSLLQEVIRIAVGFHEKNAIEWMAISLLPAAGEPMSSWQTAALAELLTAMKSENLETDEILSSKTQAKLAATCSRAREALANPNEDSAETRRSLALVACSADSDEDDLELMIDLLQPTNLPEIQTAAINQLSQLSSSQVAKKMIHDWSNYTPSVRTQLLEAILSRPSWCSVLMNAIDDKSIPATEIGSTSRRRLIEHPNKEIARRADTLFSENSTTTRSEVIVQYADAWTLSGRMLPGRLLFMKHCASCHRLEGQGHDVGPDLTALTNKSPETLGTAILDPNRAVEDKFLEYAALTLDGRAFTGVLTAESSGSVTLLGQDNKKQTILRKDLDQLRSTGRSLMPEGFEKVLDQQAMADLVFYLANVKTLPVARE; this comes from the coding sequence ATGTTTCGTTGCCTAGCGTTGGCCTGGTTAGCTCTCCTGCTTTTCGACCATTCAGCCTCTGCCCAAGATGGGAACCGCCTAACTTATTTGGATGAGTTCTGCGATCCGTACTATGTCGATCAGGAATTTCCCAAGTTGATCACGCCGCAGTGGGTGGGTGAAGAAGGAGTCGAAGCGGTCGTCATTCTTTCGATCGACGATATGCGTGATCCCGCGAAGTATGAAGCCTTTCTTCGGCCGATTTTTGAACGCGTGAAGGAAATACATGGTTCGGCTGGTGTCAGCATCATGACGAACTGGGTCGATCCCGAAGACCCGTTGCTTGAGCAGTGGTTGACCGAAGGAGTCGCGATCGATGCGCATACGGCTGACCATCCTTGCCCATGTTTACAAGGAGGCATCTTCGCAAACGGTAAGGGAACCTACGACCGCTGTGTCGACCGATTATTCGAGATACCTCACAATCGACCGGTCGCGTTTCGCTTTCCCTGTATGGATTCAAAGAATACGCCGAGCCCCCGGATGTTCGCGGAAGCGCTTTGCAAGACTACCGAAAAGGGCAACTTCCTGCAGATCGATTCATCGGTCGACAACGTCTTCACGGCCGACGATCCCGAACTACCACGCGACCTGGTAACCGACGCGGACGGCCAGGGACGATTTACTAAATACATTCCGTTTCCGTCTTTTGTGAACAAGATCGAGAATTACCCCTATCCGTACATTATCAGCCGCACGATGTGGGAATTTCCTTGCACGATTCCAGACGACTGGCAAGGATTCAACTTGCAGCAGCCCGCCAATCCGAAGACAGTGGAAGATTGGAAGGCCTCGCTCGATGCCACGGTCATTAAACAAGGTACGGCCGCGTTCATCTTTCATCCCCATGGTTGGATTCGTAACCAGCAGTTGGTCGACATTGTCGATCATGCCGTCGAGAAGCATGGTCGGAAGGTTGCGTTTCTCCAGTTTCGCGACTGCTTAGACCGCATCAACGACAATCTGCTGAAAGGACAACCGCTGAGAACGGCCACTGGCGAAGACAACGGCGTTCGTCTGCTGGATGTCAACGCTGATGGCTTTATGGATGTGATCATTGGCAACGACGAGCTGCAGCTTACACGGGTCTGGGATCCGAAGAAAAGCACCTGGAAGGAGACGCCGTTTCCAGTCAAGTTGGTCACGATCAGCCATAAGGAAGAACGCCTGGCCCAGCGAGTTCGGTTTGGCATTCTGGGGGGAGATGTTGTCGCGTTGGCCAGCGATGAATCGATGCGTGGAGCTTGGCGATTCGACGGCACAGCTTGGAAGGAAGAGCCACACTTGCTCAGTGGCTTGACGCTCGGCGGCAAAGAGGTCGCGTTCGCCAAAGCGGGCATCGACCAGGGAATACGGCTGCGTGATCTCGATGGCGATGGCAACTGCGAGCTGATTGTGGGATCGGTCGACTTGCGTGGTATCTTCTCTTGGGATGCTGCTGCGCAATCGTGGAAGCTGCTGCCGTTTGTTCTGCCTGAAAATACCGAGATTGTCTTTGGCGACGGGCTTGATGCTGGTTTGCGGTTTGTTGATATCGACGAAGACGGGCATGAAGATGTTGTCTTTTCCGATGAACGCCGCTTTTCGCTCGACTTGTTTACCTCGCTCGAAGAAGGATGGTCGCGGCACGTTTCGTCGGGGGCACGGAACGATGTAGGCGCAATTCCAATGATATCGCGCAGTGGCACCAACAACGGAGCATGGTTCGCGAACAACTATCTCTGGATTCAGAACGAAGATACAGCCCGGCTGCCCGATGGGATCGAGCGTATGTCGTTCGTCGACATGCTACGTCCCGTCGATACCGAGCCGAAGACCGCAGCGGCTGCCAAAGAGGCCATTCGAGTTCACCCTGGATTTCGCGTCGATCAAGTCGCGGCGGAACCGCTCGTGATGGACCCGGTTTCTTACGATTGGGGAGCCGACGGCAAGCTATGGGTGGTCGAGATGGCAGACTACCCGCTAGGTGTTAATGGTCAGCCCGGGGGACGTGTCCGTTACCTGGAAGATACGGACAACGATGGAAATTACGATGCCTCGACATTGTTTCTCACGGGGCTTAATTTCCCGACCGGCGTGATGGCATGGGGCGACGGTGTGATCGTCTCGGCCGCGCCAGATATCTTCTACGCGGAAGACACCAACGGGGACGGCAAGGCAGACCAGCGTGAGACGCTTTATACCGGATTTGGAGAAGGCAATCAGCAGCACCGCGTGAATGGATTTTGGCGTGGGCTTGACAACTGGATCTATGTGGCAAACGGCGACAGTGGCGGCTCGATCAAGTCCTTCAAAACGGGGAAGACCATCGACATTCGTGGCCGTGATCTGAGGATACGTCCAGACACGGGCGAGTTGGAAGCGGTGACTGGGCAAACCCAATTTGGGCGGGCGATGGATGATTGGGGAAATTGGTTTGGCTGCAACAATTCGCGTCCGCTATTTCACTTCATGATCGATGATCACTACTATTCGCGTGCCGCACAAGTCGCAGCTCCGACGCCACTCGATCATATTTCAACGGTGACCAATACACCGATCTATCCGCGAAGCCGCGTGCTCAGTCACTGGTCGGGCTACGTTCCACCCGCGGAAGGCGAGCCAAGTCGGTTTACCTCGGCTAGTAGTATCACGATTTATCGCGATACGCTGTTTGGGCCTTCCTTTCGTAACATGGCGCTGATCTGCGAGCCAGTCCATAACTTGATCCATCGCCATGCTCTCACACCCCATGGGCTTTCGTTTCAAGGGGAGCGGGCTGCTGGAGAAGAATTTAACGAGTTCGTCGCGTCATCCGACTCGTGGTTCCGTCCTGCTTCGCTTCGAACTGGACCGGACGGAGGCATTTGGTTCACCGATATGGTACGAGAAGTTCTGGAACATCCCGAGTGGATCGATGACGAAGAAGAGAAGCGAATCGATCTGCGAGCTGGCCACGACAAAGGACGTATCTATCGAATTCTTCCCGTAACCGTACCGGGTACGGCGATCCCCCAATTCGATCAGCTGTCGAACATGGAGTTGGTTGAACAGCTTAGCAGTACCAACGGTTGGCGGCGCGACATGGCACAGCACCTTTTGATCAAACGAGACGCAAAAGATTGCGCGGCACAGCTGAAGGAAGTTGCCTTAAAGTCTGATCAGGCACTTGGTCGACTGCATGCCCTGTGCACGCTGGATGGTTTGGGTCTGCTTGATCCGGAAGTACTCGCTGCAGCCTGCGAAGATGAGCACTCTGGCATTCGGCGTCACGCGGTTCGTCTTGCGGAAACAATGCTCGACACGTCGCCCGAACTTCAAGCGGCGATTACCAAACTGGTGGAGGACTCGGCGGCAAAGGTAACGCTTCAGGTAGCCTATTCCCTCGGCGAATGGCATGCGCCAGCTTCTGGCGAACTTCTCGCTCGATTGCTACTTGCTCATTCCAAGAACCCTTACATCACGTCAGCAGCGTTCACTTCGCTGACCCCTACTAACGTGCTGACCACGTACGATATCCTGCTTTCGGCCACGAAAGACCACCCAGAGTCAAATTCGCTTCTCCAGGAGGTGATCCGGATTGCTGTAGGCTTCCACGAGAAGAACGCTATCGAGTGGATGGCGATCAGCCTATTGCCTGCTGCGGGCGAGCCGATGAGCAGCTGGCAGACCGCAGCTCTCGCAGAATTACTGACGGCGATGAAGAGCGAAAATCTCGAAACGGATGAGATTCTCAGTAGCAAAACGCAGGCAAAATTAGCTGCGACATGCTCTCGTGCTCGCGAGGCGTTGGCGAATCCGAACGAAGATTCTGCCGAAACAAGACGAAGCCTAGCTCTGGTGGCCTGCTCAGCAGATTCCGACGAAGATGACTTGGAATTGATGATTGATCTATTACAGCCCACTAACTTGCCTGAGATTCAAACGGCCGCTATCAATCAATTGTCACAGCTGAGCTCTTCCCAAGTGGCCAAAAAGATGATTCACGATTGGTCTAACTATACGCCATCGGTTCGCACGCAACTGTTAGAAGCGATCTTGTCGCGTCCGTCTTGGTGCTCGGTCTTAATGAACGCGATTGATGACAAATCCATTCCAGCGACCGAAATTGGATCGACATCGCGTCGGCGTTTAATCGAGCATCCCAACAAAGAGATCGCTAGAAGAGCCGACACATTGTTCTCCGAAAACTCGACTACGACACGCAGTGAAGTGATCGTCCAGTACGCGGATGCCTGGACGCTGTCCGGTCGCATGTTGCCAGGAAGACTCTTGTTCATGAAGCATTGCGCCAGCTGCCATCGTCTGGAAGGTCAAGGGCACGACGTTGGGCCTGACTTAACCGCGCTGACCAATAAGTCGCCAGAAACGCTCGGCACGGCCATTCTTGATCCTAACCGAGCGGTAGAAGATAAGTTCCTGGAGTATGCAGCATTGACGCTCGATGGTCGCGCGTTTACCGGGGTTCTGACTGCCGAAAGCAGTGGAAGCGTCACCCTCCTGGGGCAAGACAATAAAAAGCAAACGATTCTCCGCAAGGACCTCGACCAACTCCGCAGCACTGGGCGATCGCTTATGCCAGAAGGTTTTGAGAAGGTGCTTGATCAACAAGCGATGGCCGATTTGGTTTTCTATTTGGCGAACGTTAAGACGCTTCCGGTCGCTAGGGAATAA
- a CDS encoding polynucleotide kinase-phosphatase produces MNISIPRLSLVILIGPSGSGKSTFARKHFLPTEVLSSDYCRGLVSDDENNQEATSDAFDLLHYVAAKRLARGLVTVVDATNVQPEARRPLVRLAKDYHVLPVAIVLNVPEDVCHERNRDRPDRTFGPHVVRQQRSQLRRGLKGLKREGFRHVFVLDSPEKIEAASIERVPLWNDRTDEHGPFDIIGDLHGCGDELESLLASLGYQNQTSAKTDPVWGDSFYAHPEGRKAVFVGDLVDRGPRVLDCVRIARNMVQHGSGLCVPGNHDMKLLRKLRGKNVKLTHGLAETMQEIDALSDDVRQPLCKQLSEFLDGLVSHYVLDDGKLVVAHAGMKEAYQGRGSGKVREFALFGETTGETDDFGLPVRYNWAAEYRGSAMVVYGHTPVPEPEWLNHTVNVDTGCVFGGKLTALRYPEREFVSVPAAKTYCEPSRPFLPQHDSAETLSAQQLHDDILEAEDVLGKRIVSTRLHHNVTIREENSTAALEVMSRFAANPKWLIYLPPTMSPCETSQEPGLLEHPAEAFSYFRSHGVPQVVCQEKHMGSRAVVVVCQDEEAARQRFGVSEGEMGIVYTRTGRRFFTDVEVEKQLLDRLRAALTATNFWKEFNTSWACFDCELMPWSAKAQELLRSQYAAVGAAGNAALPHAISALTRTFQRMGDDNWRDAYPGLANFESRFNNAQAFVKAYRQYCWPVASIDDLRLAPFHLLATEGRTYLDQNHIWHMQTLGKICQTDPTILLATDFQTVDVTNQASIDEGTQWWLTRTSQGGEGMVVKPLDWVVRGKKGLVQPAVKCRGKEYLRIIYSPDYDSDVNLTRLRHRGLARKRSLALREFALGIEALERFVRREPLRRVHECVFGVLALESEPVDPRL; encoded by the coding sequence ATGAACATCTCGATCCCAAGACTCTCTCTCGTAATTCTCATCGGTCCCAGCGGTTCTGGCAAAAGCACCTTTGCGCGAAAGCATTTCTTGCCGACGGAAGTTCTTTCGTCGGACTATTGCCGTGGACTCGTGAGTGACGACGAGAACAATCAAGAGGCGACCAGTGACGCGTTTGACCTGTTGCACTATGTAGCAGCCAAGCGGCTGGCCCGGGGGCTGGTGACAGTCGTCGATGCAACGAATGTACAGCCCGAAGCGCGGCGGCCTCTGGTTCGGCTCGCGAAGGATTACCACGTGCTGCCGGTAGCGATCGTGCTGAACGTGCCAGAAGATGTTTGCCACGAGCGCAATCGTGATCGGCCTGATCGCACGTTTGGTCCCCATGTTGTGCGGCAACAACGTTCGCAATTGCGACGGGGATTGAAGGGACTAAAGCGGGAAGGATTTCGACACGTGTTTGTGCTCGATTCTCCCGAGAAGATCGAAGCGGCTTCGATCGAACGTGTTCCGCTGTGGAATGACCGAACGGACGAGCATGGCCCATTCGATATCATTGGCGACCTGCACGGATGTGGTGACGAGCTGGAATCGCTGCTGGCATCGCTAGGCTACCAAAACCAGACGTCGGCGAAGACCGACCCGGTATGGGGAGACTCTTTTTACGCACATCCCGAGGGCCGTAAGGCGGTATTCGTCGGTGACTTGGTTGACCGGGGGCCACGTGTGCTGGACTGTGTGCGGATCGCGCGGAATATGGTGCAGCACGGAAGCGGTTTGTGTGTTCCAGGTAACCACGATATGAAGCTGCTGCGCAAATTACGTGGTAAGAACGTCAAGCTGACGCATGGTCTGGCTGAGACGATGCAGGAGATCGATGCGTTGTCGGACGATGTTCGCCAGCCACTTTGCAAGCAGCTAAGTGAGTTTCTCGACGGGCTGGTCAGTCACTACGTATTAGACGACGGTAAACTGGTCGTCGCGCATGCCGGGATGAAGGAAGCGTATCAAGGACGCGGCTCCGGCAAGGTACGCGAGTTCGCATTGTTTGGCGAAACAACCGGGGAGACTGACGATTTCGGTTTGCCGGTGCGCTACAACTGGGCTGCCGAGTATCGCGGTTCGGCGATGGTCGTTTATGGTCATACGCCCGTCCCAGAACCAGAGTGGCTCAATCATACGGTTAATGTCGACACGGGCTGTGTATTTGGTGGCAAGCTGACGGCCCTGCGTTATCCGGAACGGGAGTTCGTTTCGGTCCCAGCGGCGAAGACCTACTGCGAACCAAGCCGTCCCTTTTTGCCGCAGCATGACTCAGCCGAAACGCTCTCTGCACAACAGCTTCATGATGACATCCTGGAAGCCGAGGACGTCTTGGGGAAGCGGATCGTATCGACGCGCCTTCATCACAACGTCACGATTCGGGAAGAGAACTCGACCGCCGCGCTGGAAGTGATGAGTCGTTTCGCGGCCAACCCGAAGTGGTTAATTTACCTACCACCGACGATGTCTCCATGTGAGACGTCGCAGGAACCAGGCTTGCTTGAGCATCCGGCCGAAGCGTTTTCATACTTCCGTAGCCACGGTGTCCCGCAGGTTGTTTGCCAAGAGAAGCACATGGGCTCGCGCGCCGTCGTAGTGGTATGCCAAGATGAAGAGGCCGCTCGACAACGCTTTGGCGTTTCCGAAGGGGAAATGGGAATCGTCTATACGCGTACTGGTCGTCGCTTCTTCACGGATGTAGAGGTAGAGAAGCAGTTGCTCGATCGGCTGCGGGCTGCGCTGACTGCGACAAATTTCTGGAAAGAGTTCAACACCTCTTGGGCTTGCTTTGACTGCGAGCTGATGCCCTGGTCGGCTAAGGCTCAGGAGCTTCTGCGTAGTCAATATGCTGCGGTCGGAGCAGCTGGTAATGCGGCTTTGCCACATGCCATCTCGGCGCTGACACGCACGTTTCAGCGGATGGGTGACGACAACTGGCGTGATGCCTATCCCGGTTTGGCAAATTTCGAGAGCCGATTCAACAATGCGCAGGCATTCGTTAAAGCGTACCGACAATATTGTTGGCCGGTCGCATCGATCGATGATTTGAGGCTGGCTCCGTTCCATCTACTGGCGACGGAAGGACGCACCTATCTCGATCAGAACCACATCTGGCACATGCAAACTTTGGGAAAGATCTGCCAGACCGATCCGACGATCCTGCTGGCGACCGACTTTCAGACGGTGGACGTCACCAATCAAGCCTCCATCGACGAGGGCACTCAATGGTGGCTCACGCGCACTAGCCAGGGTGGCGAAGGGATGGTCGTCAAACCGTTGGATTGGGTGGTACGTGGCAAGAAGGGGCTGGTTCAGCCAGCCGTGAAATGCCGTGGTAAAGAATACCTACGAATCATTTACAGCCCCGATTACGACTCGGATGTGAATCTTACCCGTCTGCGTCATCGTGGCTTGGCCCGCAAACGGTCGTTGGCGTTGCGTGAATTTGCTTTGGGAATCGAAGCTCTGGAGCGATTTGTACGACGCGAACCACTTCGCCGAGTCCACGAGTGCGTGTTCGGAGTGTTAGCCCTCGAGAGCGAACCGGTCGATCCGCGGTTGTAG
- a CDS encoding DUF1501 domain-containing protein: MYGNFSRRTLLRKVSAGFGATALAGLIHESATAESLGLPAGAALSATHHPAKAKRVIFCFMSGGVSHVDSFDPKPKLRELDGKPMPVQVQRTQFNNDGNVMGSPFAFRNYGESGIPVSNMFPKIGQVVDELAVIRSMTTKVNEHAQGNFALHTGFPFMGYPSAGAWCAYGLGNETADLPGYVVLQSGGATAPHGGVSLFSNGFLPAQHQGSILQADQSPAIRNITPTTLPDIQKQRMAFAQSFDQEFLDTTSQDVQVEAAIKNYETAFRMQTAVPELCDIGGETAETQALYGLDSDQPQTAAYGRQCLLARRLIERGVRFVELSCLPQTPGGGQAANPWDQHGGLEAGHRNMSAQVDQPIAGLITDLKRRGLLDETLVVWAGEFGRTPFSQGSNGRDHNPFGFSVWMAGGGIKGGTIYGATDELGYYAIEDVCNIYDLWATVLHLLGVDHERLTYRYGGRDFRLTDVHGNILHPILA; encoded by the coding sequence ATGTACGGTAACTTCTCACGGCGAACGCTGCTCCGTAAAGTTTCTGCAGGCTTTGGCGCGACCGCCCTAGCCGGTCTTATACACGAGTCGGCTACCGCGGAATCGTTAGGTCTTCCCGCTGGCGCGGCGCTTTCCGCTACGCACCACCCCGCTAAAGCGAAGCGGGTTATTTTCTGCTTCATGTCAGGCGGCGTGTCGCACGTTGATTCTTTCGACCCCAAGCCAAAGCTTCGTGAACTGGACGGTAAGCCGATGCCAGTTCAGGTTCAGCGTACGCAGTTCAATAACGACGGCAACGTTATGGGAAGTCCGTTCGCTTTTCGCAACTACGGCGAGAGCGGCATCCCCGTGAGCAATATGTTTCCGAAAATTGGACAAGTGGTCGACGAGTTGGCCGTGATCCGCTCGATGACCACGAAGGTGAACGAGCACGCCCAAGGCAACTTCGCTTTGCACACCGGTTTTCCGTTTATGGGTTATCCCAGTGCCGGAGCGTGGTGTGCCTACGGCTTAGGGAATGAAACGGCCGACCTGCCTGGTTATGTTGTCCTGCAAAGTGGTGGAGCCACCGCTCCACATGGTGGCGTTAGCCTGTTCAGTAACGGCTTTCTTCCCGCCCAACATCAAGGTTCGATCCTGCAGGCCGATCAATCCCCAGCGATACGCAATATCACGCCAACGACTTTGCCAGACATTCAAAAACAGCGAATGGCATTCGCCCAGTCGTTCGACCAAGAGTTTCTTGATACAACCTCGCAGGACGTGCAAGTCGAAGCCGCGATCAAGAATTACGAAACCGCTTTTCGAATGCAAACCGCGGTTCCGGAATTGTGTGACATCGGTGGCGAAACGGCCGAGACGCAGGCGTTATACGGACTTGATTCCGATCAGCCTCAAACGGCAGCTTACGGCCGGCAATGCCTGCTAGCGCGCCGTCTGATTGAACGTGGTGTTCGCTTTGTAGAACTGTCATGCTTGCCACAAACGCCCGGAGGTGGTCAAGCTGCGAATCCGTGGGATCAGCATGGCGGCTTAGAAGCGGGGCACCGCAACATGTCCGCTCAGGTCGATCAACCCATTGCTGGTCTGATTACCGACTTGAAGCGACGCGGCTTACTGGACGAAACGTTGGTTGTCTGGGCAGGCGAATTCGGTCGCACACCATTCTCGCAAGGTTCTAATGGCCGCGATCACAATCCGTTTGGCTTTAGCGTCTGGATGGCAGGTGGAGGAATCAAGGGAGGCACTATTTATGGTGCTACAGATGAACTCGGCTATTATGCGATCGAAGATGTCTGCAATATCTACGATCTCTGGGCGACAGTGCTGCATCTGCTCGGCGTTGACCACGAACGTCTCACCTACCGCTACGGCGGCCGCGACTTCCGCCTGACCGATGTGCATGGAAACATCCTGCACCCGATTCTGGCTTAG
- a CDS encoding metallophosphoesterase encodes MPNRPNATGRLIAIGDIHGHAVTLQTMLDLIRPAADDTIVTLGDYVNRGPETCQTLEILSALRETCQHVAILGKP; translated from the coding sequence ATGCCGAACCGACCAAATGCCACCGGACGACTGATCGCGATCGGGGATATCCACGGACATGCCGTCACTTTGCAAACGATGTTAGACCTGATCCGTCCTGCGGCAGACGACACCATCGTAACCCTTGGTGATTACGTGAATCGCGGACCAGAGACATGTCAGACCTTGGAGATCCTTTCTGCTCTTCGAGAAACGTGTCAGCATGTCGCTATCTTGGGAAAACCATGA